A genomic window from Gammaproteobacteria bacterium includes:
- the gidA gene encoding tRNA uridine-5-carboxymethylaminomethyl(34) synthesis enzyme MnmG (GidA; glucose-inhibited cell division protein A; involved in the 5-carboxymethylaminomethyl modification (mnm(5)s(2)U) of the wobble uridine base in some tRNAs), which yields IERQKRYETMPIPQGLDYTNVTSLSSELRLKLSEHRPETLGQMARISGVTPAALSVLRIYLKKMQYS from the coding sequence AATCGAACGCCAAAAACGTTACGAAACCATGCCAATTCCGCAAGGCTTGGATTACACCAATGTCACCAGCTTGTCATCAGAGCTACGGCTAAAGCTCAGTGAGCATCGCCCCGAAACGCTAGGTCAAATGGCGCGCATATCGGGTGTCACCCCAGCAGCGCTATCAGTGTTGCGCATCTATTTAAAGAAAATGCAGTATAGCTAA